One genomic segment of Thermodesulfobacteriota bacterium includes these proteins:
- a CDS encoding TonB-dependent siderophore receptor, which yields MIALFNPAKEVLVFLLVFFLSFGVNKAQEKEQESEIVLPEVLVPGERREGSYIEEEASTATKTDTPIQDIPQSIEVIDRELIDDQGAVQLQDTVYNISGVVPGDSFLVPYLVRGFRAEILRDGFSFSSAIFLNLLLEELTNVERIEFLKGPGSVLYGNAAAGGIINIITKKPLPYFYVSAEGMIGSFDFYRGALDLSAPLNKDNSLLFRINASYRNSDSFRDFIFLERVFVAPVLSWQINPKMVLTLGGEYFYVDQPFDEGLIAVGDEVAEIPFSRNLAEPTDRTKFKNYLAKATLETEFNENVSLRNAFQYYRTDADTFDHRSLALLEDNRNLLRFIFDSTLKDEIYTTQNELNINLKTWSVDHDILIGLEYIRENFDNPARFLPASPIDIFDPVYGIEVPFNPDDVPLVRRSGKLNDLGVYVQDQINLFDRLFVLAGLRYDYLNQNLKDNTSAPDFSFNNIKKEDSEFSPRFGITYRPVRGVSLYANYAKSFKLLLVNAFTTDGSVLDPERSTQYEGGVKFYFWDGRLSSTIALYKIIKRNALTPDPANPIFSVQVDKERSQGFEFDLTAEPVNGWNIIASYAYTDAEVVEDDFFEEGNELAGVPKNSGSVWTTYKFYKGVLDGFGVGAGLVAVGEREGDLENTFKLDGFVRLDAALYYERQIRNIGKVKASVNFKNITDEDYIVNSTSRLTVIPGEPFTMLATLRVEF from the coding sequence TTGATTGCGCTATTTAATCCGGCTAAGGAAGTTTTGGTTTTCCTGCTGGTTTTCTTTCTTTCATTCGGGGTGAATAAAGCACAGGAAAAAGAGCAGGAGTCTGAGATAGTCCTTCCAGAAGTCTTAGTTCCCGGGGAGAGAAGAGAAGGCTCTTATATCGAAGAGGAGGCCTCGACCGCTACCAAGACAGACACACCTATCCAAGATATCCCCCAGTCTATCGAAGTCATCGACCGCGAACTCATTGACGACCAAGGTGCAGTGCAGTTGCAGGATACGGTTTATAACATATCCGGAGTAGTTCCAGGGGATTCCTTCTTAGTGCCGTATCTTGTCCGTGGATTCAGGGCGGAGATACTAAGAGACGGATTTTCTTTCAGCTCCGCTATATTTCTCAATCTTTTGCTCGAAGAGCTGACTAATGTAGAGCGCATCGAGTTTCTCAAAGGACCTGGCTCCGTACTCTACGGGAATGCTGCCGCCGGAGGGATAATAAATATCATAACTAAGAAACCTCTCCCTTATTTCTATGTTTCAGCAGAGGGTATGATTGGTAGTTTTGATTTCTATAGAGGAGCTTTAGACCTTTCGGCTCCTTTGAACAAAGACAATAGCTTACTTTTTCGAATAAATGCTTCCTATCGCAATTCAGACAGCTTCCGTGATTTTATATTTTTGGAACGGGTTTTTGTAGCTCCAGTATTAAGCTGGCAGATTAATCCAAAGATGGTACTAACGCTTGGGGGAGAATACTTCTATGTGGACCAGCCTTTCGATGAAGGACTCATTGCAGTTGGCGATGAGGTAGCGGAGATACCATTTAGCCGTAATCTTGCCGAGCCAACCGACAGGACTAAATTTAAGAACTATCTAGCTAAAGCTACACTTGAAACCGAGTTTAACGAAAATGTCTCTCTTAGAAATGCCTTTCAGTATTACCGCACAGACGCCGACACTTTTGACCACAGAAGCCTGGCGCTTCTCGAAGATAACAGAAATCTTTTGCGGTTCATATTTGACTCGACCCTTAAAGACGAGATTTATACCACGCAGAATGAACTCAACATCAATTTGAAAACATGGTCAGTGGACCACGATATACTAATCGGGCTGGAATATATAAGAGAAAACTTCGACAACCCTGCCCGGTTTCTTCCGGCAAGCCCGATAGATATATTCGACCCGGTTTACGGCATCGAAGTCCCTTTCAACCCAGATGACGTGCCTTTAGTAAGACGGTCAGGAAAACTGAACGACTTGGGGGTATATGTACAGGATCAGATCAATCTATTTGACCGTCTTTTCGTGCTTGCCGGTTTGCGCTACGACTACTTGAATCAGAACTTAAAGGATAACACCTCTGCACCGGATTTCAGTTTCAACAATATAAAAAAAGAGGACAGCGAGTTCAGCCCCCGCTTTGGTATAACCTACAGGCCAGTCCGAGGTGTTTCGTTATATGCAAATTATGCAAAGTCTTTTAAACTGCTATTAGTGAATGCATTCACGACAGACGGCTCGGTCCTCGACCCTGAAAGGTCGACACAATATGAAGGAGGAGTTAAGTTTTATTTTTGGGATGGCAGGCTCTCTTCGACTATCGCCCTTTATAAAATAATAAAAAGAAACGCCCTGACACCCGACCCGGCTAATCCCATTTTCTCCGTCCAGGTTGATAAGGAAAGAAGCCAGGGGTTTGAGTTTGATTTGACTGCCGAGCCTGTAAACGGTTGGAACATAATAGCGTCTTACGCCTACACCGATGCGGAAGTGGTAGAGGATGATTTTTTTGAAGAGGGCAACGAGCTTGCCGGAGTTCCAAAAAACAGCGGGAGCGTATGGACAACTTACAAGTTTTACAAGGGGGTCTTAGACGGATTTGGAGTCGGTGCTGGTTTAGTCGCTGTCGGCGAGAGGGAAGGGGATCTTGAAAATACATTTAAATTGGACGGCTTTGTGAGGCTGGATGCGGCTTTGTACTATGAGAGGCAAATTAGGAATATCGGAAAGGTGAAAGCATCTGTGAATTTTAAAAATATTACTGACGAGGATTATATTGTGAATTCTACTTCAAGACTAACCGTCATTCCCGGTGAGCCGTTTACGATGCTGGCTACGTTGAGGGTTGAGTTTTGA
- a CDS encoding DUF1326 domain-containing protein, translating to MNTSTGIKWHITGYEISNCNCAWGCPCQFNALPTHGRCEGIAVWQVREGYFGDTRLNGTRFAGIGWFPGPIHEGNGTIQIIIDEQATPEQREALIKLSSGKYGGVFFEIFAAVTPNRPAPIFAPIFMEMDYDHRTANVRIPGILESRTQPIRNPVTGEEHRARIVLPNGFEFKEAEIANAAILKVTAGGRLIFTHENTHAHLNAFDWSN from the coding sequence ATGAACACATCAACCGGTATAAAATGGCACATCACCGGCTATGAGATCTCCAACTGCAACTGTGCCTGGGGCTGCCCCTGTCAATTCAACGCCCTGCCGACCCATGGCCGTTGCGAGGGAATAGCCGTCTGGCAGGTCAGAGAAGGGTACTTCGGCGATACTCGGCTTAACGGCACGCGTTTCGCCGGGATCGGTTGGTTTCCGGGACCAATACATGAAGGCAATGGCACAATACAGATTATTATCGATGAACAGGCCACGCCGGAGCAGCGCGAGGCGCTGATTAAGCTTTCCAGCGGCAAGTATGGCGGCGTGTTTTTCGAAATCTTCGCTGCGGTTACTCCAAACCGACCTGCTCCTATCTTCGCGCCGATTTTCATGGAGATGGATTATGACCACCGCACCGCTAATGTGCGCATACCCGGCATTCTCGAAAGCCGCACTCAACCGATCAGGAACCCGGTGACGGGTGAAGAGCACCGGGCACGGATAGTTTTACCCAACGGGTTTGAGTTCAAAGAAGCGGAGATTGCAAACGCAGCCATTCTCAAAGTCACAGCGGGCGGCAGGCTCATTTTTACACATGAGAACACCCATGCCCATCTTAATGCCTTTGACTGGAGTAATTGA
- a CDS encoding DUF2182 domain-containing protein, whose translation MLNIQLSKHEKIIIAALIAVSVIAWVVTIQHSTGMSSHSPMEMEMPMNMEHTSSILEASLFLVMWTVMMIAMMFPAVVPMVVIFSTVQNKRKAGNKGFIPTWVFVAGYLVVWASFGVLAYLADLLIRHLGMPFPGLQSYTPLISGVVLVAAGIYQLTPLKNVCLTHCRSPLHFITHKWREGYLGSLIMGVDHGAYCLGCCWGLMVVLFVMGLMNLAWMGILALVIFVEKISKHGVLISRLVGGALIILGIVIAFQPEIFSMLI comes from the coding sequence ATGTTGAATATTCAGTTATCTAAGCACGAAAAGATTATCATAGCTGCCTTGATAGCAGTATCGGTAATTGCCTGGGTTGTCACCATACAGCACTCGACGGGTATGTCTTCTCATTCGCCGATGGAAATGGAGATGCCCATGAATATGGAGCATACTTCCTCGATTCTAGAGGCTTCCCTTTTTTTAGTCATGTGGACGGTGATGATGATTGCAATGATGTTCCCGGCAGTGGTGCCGATGGTGGTTATCTTCTCTACCGTACAGAACAAGCGAAAAGCCGGGAACAAAGGGTTCATACCAACCTGGGTATTCGTTGCCGGGTATCTAGTAGTTTGGGCTTCCTTTGGCGTTCTGGCATATCTGGCGGATTTGCTGATCCGACATCTCGGAATGCCCTTCCCCGGTTTACAATCCTATACCCCTCTGATTAGCGGAGTAGTTCTAGTCGCCGCCGGAATATATCAACTAACACCGCTCAAAAACGTCTGCCTAACCCATTGCCGTTCTCCACTCCACTTCATCACCCACAAATGGAGAGAAGGCTACCTGGGCTCGTTAATCATGGGGGTAGACCACGGAGCGTATTGCCTCGGCTGTTGCTGGGGCCTTATGGTTGTCCTGTTCGTCATGGGGTTGATGAATCTGGCGTGGATGGGAATCCTGGCGCTGGTGATATTTGTGGAAAAGATTAGTAAACATGGGGTGTTAATTTCTAGATTGGTGGGCGGGGCGCTGATTATTCTGGGGATTGTTATTGCTTTTCAGCCTGAGATATTTTCGATGCTGATTTAA
- a CDS encoding FAD-dependent oxidoreductase, protein MASSRIVIVGGGFAGVKCAKTLRRLLPPENCDIVLFNRENHLVFQPLLAEVAGASIDPDAIAAPLRQMLPGVHCRSKEVKSISLNEGFVEFESYEGNLLQMSYNHLVLACGEVVNLSQIPGMADHSFPLRTVGDAIRLRYHVIRQLEKAEVCKDEGRKKCYLSFIVLGGGFSGVEVAGEINDLVRDSVHLFENIPPSLVTVSLVHPHDQILPEVTPKLRDFSRVEMEKAGIKMVLNKRALLVTPEGVGLNDGSFINGATVICTVGNAMSPIIERLDIPKEHGRLVTEADMRILGFENAWAIGDCAYIINSYDNKPCPTTGQFAERQGKQAAENIVRAINGQKTRPFRFKPLGQLCSIGGHNAVAEILGIRISGFLAWFLWRGVYLLKLPSWARRVKVGFDWAWDLVFSRDLAYPKTNETERISKAYYRPGDYIFHQGDPGVNFYIIESGEVEILKSRKEGEMGDVIAVLGSGDFFGEMALVDNKPRNASVRAKTPVEVVVMGKNVFTQISSSLGPLRDLISEAVRDRRARQ, encoded by the coding sequence ATGGCGTCATCGAGAATTGTAATTGTCGGGGGCGGTTTCGCCGGAGTGAAATGCGCTAAGACCCTTCGCCGGTTATTGCCTCCGGAAAATTGCGACATAGTGCTCTTCAACCGGGAAAACCACTTGGTTTTTCAACCGCTTTTGGCCGAGGTTGCCGGAGCATCCATAGACCCGGATGCGATAGCTGCGCCGCTAAGACAGATGCTTCCGGGTGTGCATTGTAGGTCTAAAGAAGTTAAGAGCATCTCACTTAACGAAGGCTTTGTCGAGTTTGAGAGCTATGAAGGTAATTTACTTCAAATGTCCTACAACCATCTTGTTCTTGCCTGTGGGGAGGTCGTCAACCTGAGCCAGATTCCGGGAATGGCCGACCATTCATTCCCTTTGAGGACGGTCGGCGACGCTATACGCCTTCGCTATCATGTTATCCGACAATTGGAAAAGGCCGAGGTGTGCAAGGATGAGGGGCGAAAAAAGTGCTATCTCTCTTTTATCGTACTGGGTGGGGGCTTCAGCGGTGTAGAAGTCGCCGGAGAGATTAATGACCTAGTCCGTGATAGCGTGCATCTCTTCGAGAATATACCACCTAGCCTGGTCACGGTTTCCCTAGTACACCCGCACGACCAAATTCTGCCCGAGGTTACTCCTAAGCTCAGGGACTTTTCGCGGGTAGAGATGGAAAAGGCGGGTATAAAGATGGTTTTGAATAAACGCGCTTTGCTCGTGACCCCGGAAGGGGTCGGACTTAACGACGGGAGTTTCATTAACGGGGCTACGGTTATTTGCACGGTGGGGAATGCCATGTCCCCAATAATTGAGCGTTTGGATATTCCCAAGGAACATGGGCGACTCGTTACCGAGGCAGACATGCGTATTCTTGGATTTGAAAATGCCTGGGCTATAGGGGACTGCGCCTATATCATAAACAGTTATGATAACAAGCCATGCCCTACTACGGGGCAATTTGCCGAGCGTCAGGGAAAACAGGCCGCCGAGAATATAGTTCGGGCAATAAACGGACAGAAGACCCGCCCATTTCGCTTCAAACCGCTCGGGCAACTTTGTTCGATAGGCGGCCATAACGCCGTGGCCGAGATACTGGGCATCCGTATTTCTGGTTTTCTGGCCTGGTTTCTCTGGCGCGGAGTTTATCTTTTGAAGCTTCCGTCATGGGCCAGGCGCGTCAAGGTAGGGTTTGACTGGGCATGGGACCTAGTCTTTTCGCGTGACCTCGCTTACCCGAAAACCAACGAGACTGAACGCATCTCCAAAGCTTACTACAGGCCGGGTGATTACATCTTCCACCAGGGCGACCCTGGGGTAAATTTCTACATCATAGAGAGCGGAGAGGTCGAGATACTCAAGTCTAGAAAGGAGGGAGAGATGGGTGATGTCATAGCGGTTCTTGGTTCCGGTGATTTTTTTGGTGAAATGGCATTAGTCGACAATAAGCCACGTAATGCCAGCGTAAGGGCCAAAACACCGGTGGAAGTAGTGGTGATGGGCAAGAATGTGTTTACACAAATATCCAGTTCGCTCGGTCCGTTACGGGATTTAATATCGGAAGCGGTCAGGGACAGGAGGGCCAGGCAGTAA
- a CDS encoding DUF4242 domain-containing protein, giving the protein MPRFLVTRTVPPLKEEEITAAAKLNKAVAEELGMKWIKSYHSAADGKFYCEYEAPNIEAIYEHAKRAQLPIDIVSMISGEFDPSMFK; this is encoded by the coding sequence ATGCCGCGATTTTTAGTTACCAGGACAGTTCCACCATTGAAGGAAGAGGAGATAACCGCAGCAGCCAAGCTAAATAAGGCCGTTGCAGAGGAGCTGGGAATGAAATGGATAAAAAGCTACCATTCTGCGGCTGATGGAAAGTTCTACTGTGAGTACGAGGCGCCGAACATTGAGGCTATATACGAACACGCAAAGCGCGCACAACTCCCAATAGATATTGTGTCTATGATATCGGGTGAATTTGACCCAAGTATGTTTAAGTAA